In Sporosarcina sp. PTS2304, a genomic segment contains:
- a CDS encoding YlxQ family RNA-binding protein produces the protein MMDPSKIYQLLGLAARARMIVTGEDLVVSEVRSGKAELVILSADASANTMKKLTNKCKTYDVEKHVFGSREDLGHAIGKEARVVLALTDKGFAKKLSELLNEYNRGWANDEN, from the coding sequence ATGATGGATCCTTCGAAGATTTATCAACTGCTTGGATTAGCAGCCCGTGCGCGAATGATCGTTACGGGAGAAGACTTAGTCGTATCAGAAGTGCGATCAGGCAAAGCGGAGTTAGTCATTCTATCAGCTGACGCATCCGCGAATACGATGAAAAAATTAACGAATAAATGTAAGACTTACGACGTTGAGAAGCATGTATTTGGGAGTCGTGAAGACCTTGGGCATGCAATTGGTAAAGAAGCACGAGTGGTCTTGGCGCTAACGGATAAAGGATTTGCCAAAAAATTATCCGAGCTCCTCAACGAATATAACCGGGGGTGGGCTAATGACGAAAATTAA
- the rnpM gene encoding RNase P modulator RnpM produces the protein MSNNRKIPLRKCAATGDMLPKKEMIRIVRTKEGEVSVDLTGKKSGRGTYVSKTEEAVEKARKQRSIENQLGVKIPEQVYEDLLHTIRREAIK, from the coding sequence ATGTCGAACAATCGGAAAATCCCTTTGCGTAAATGTGCAGCTACAGGTGATATGCTCCCTAAGAAAGAAATGATTCGAATCGTTCGCACAAAAGAAGGAGAAGTATCTGTAGACTTGACAGGTAAAAAATCAGGTCGCGGTACATACGTTTCAAAGACGGAAGAAGCGGTAGAAAAAGCGCGCAAGCAACGCTCAATTGAAAATCAGCTTGGTGTAAAGATTCCAGAGCAAGTGTATGAGGATCTTTTGCATACGATACGTCGAGAGGCGATAAAATGA
- the nusA gene encoding transcription termination factor NusA: MSSDLLEALTALEQQKGISRDVLVDAIEAALVTAYKRNFNQAQNVRVDLNLDKGTMKVYSRKDVVEEVEDDRLQISLEDAQMINPVYELADVVEEEVTPRDFGRIAAQTAKQVVTQRVREAERGLIYEEYIDREEDIVNGIVERMDAKNLFVGLGKVEAVLPSSEQILTETYAPHDRIKVYITKVERTARGPQVFVSRTHPGLLRRLFELEVPEIYDGTVEIKSIAREAGDRSKISVHTTNEEVDPVGSCVGSRGARVQSISNELNGEKVDIVEWSEDPVVFVANALSPSKVIDVQVDEEERSTTVVVPDYQLSLAIGKRGQNARLAAKLTGWKIDIKSETDARELGIYPRAEETLNEEASEEEDYLEAYEYEGETPSEQAEDIDLYADVDEED, from the coding sequence ATGAGTAGTGATCTACTCGAAGCCCTGACAGCTCTTGAACAGCAAAAAGGCATTTCAAGAGATGTATTAGTGGACGCAATTGAGGCAGCACTAGTAACAGCATATAAACGAAACTTTAACCAAGCACAAAACGTTCGAGTGGATTTGAATTTAGATAAAGGTACGATGAAAGTCTATTCAAGAAAAGATGTCGTGGAAGAAGTAGAAGACGATCGTCTGCAAATTTCACTCGAAGATGCACAAATGATTAACCCTGTCTATGAGCTTGCTGATGTCGTAGAAGAAGAAGTGACACCACGCGATTTTGGACGTATTGCAGCACAAACAGCGAAACAAGTCGTTACACAACGTGTTCGTGAAGCGGAACGCGGACTTATATATGAAGAGTATATCGATCGTGAAGAAGATATAGTCAATGGAATTGTTGAGCGAATGGATGCTAAAAACTTATTCGTAGGATTAGGAAAAGTAGAAGCAGTTTTACCGTCTAGCGAGCAAATTCTAACAGAAACGTATGCACCTCACGATCGTATTAAAGTGTATATAACAAAGGTGGAAAGAACGGCTAGAGGACCTCAAGTATTTGTTTCTAGAACACATCCCGGTTTATTACGCCGTTTATTCGAACTAGAAGTGCCGGAGATTTACGACGGTACTGTGGAGATTAAATCGATTGCAAGAGAGGCAGGAGACCGTTCGAAAATTTCCGTTCATACAACGAACGAAGAAGTAGACCCGGTTGGTTCTTGTGTCGGCTCACGCGGCGCACGAGTTCAGTCGATATCAAACGAATTGAACGGTGAGAAAGTAGACATCGTGGAATGGTCTGAAGACCCAGTCGTATTTGTTGCGAATGCTTTAAGTCCTTCAAAAGTTATCGACGTGCAAGTAGATGAAGAAGAACGTTCTACTACAGTAGTCGTACCTGATTATCAGTTGTCACTAGCTATCGGTAAAAGAGGGCAAAATGCAAGACTGGCTGCTAAATTAACTGGCTGGAAAATTGATATCAAGAGTGAAACTGATGCAAGAGAATTAGGAATCTATCCACGCGCTGAAGAAACTTTGAATGAAGAAGCGTCTGAAGAGGAAGACTACTTAGAAGCTTACGAGTATGAAGGTGAAACGCCAAGTGAACAGGCGGAAGATATTGATTTATACGCAGATGTAGACGAAGAAGATTGA